In the Syntrophus gentianae genome, CTGATGACTCAGGAACTGATCCGAACCCTTGCCGCTCATTCTCTGAATAATCTGCGTGTCCTCAACCAGATGGCTGCGGAATTGCTGGACACCGCCGCTGAACGAAACTTGACCAGACTCGACGAATCACTCTTCCTTGAATTGTTCACCCCAACAGCCTCAAAACCGCACCGCTCCAAATCACAACAGCCTGCCAAATCTCTGTGATTCAATCTTACCAACTTCATGCTCCGGGGCGTCGCTTGGCGCCCTGGAGTGTCGGTGATGTCGTATTCCATCAATTTGCCTGTCCGTCTTTCCCTCACTTTTTGTGGCCGCTCTCAATTTACCCAATTTACCCAATTTACCCCGTGTAGTTTTGGGTCAGATGATCAATTTCTGATCCCCTCAAAGGGAATCCTTCCGGCGGGTCAATATATCGCTTCTACAGGAGATTTTCTTGAAGGGCACGAAGGTTTACTCGTCTGAGAAGGGAAAGATTCGATTCGGGTCAATAGTTGGGGTGAAATCGAGGAGAATGATCTTTCTGGTATAACTGGTTGAGATATTTTCGTATGAGCATTCTAAAAACTCGGCTGATCCTTAACCATTCGTCGTCGTTCAGAACTTCAACGCAAGGACAGCGCTACACAGAAGAGCATGAAATCGTCAATGTGTAACTTGTCAATTCAGCGAACATCTTTAAGCTGCCGATGATGTTGGCATTAGCCGTCGCAGGAGGACGCACCGTGGATATCAAACTTTGGTCTGCTTTTGTCCTTGCCACATCGGTCCTGCTCATTATCCCCGGCCCGACCGTCCTCACAGTAATCAGCTATTCCTTGGCTAATGGTCGATCCGCTCATGTTCCGCTTGTTGCCGCCATTGCCCTTGGCGACTGCACGTCTCTTTCATTGTCATTGCTGGGCCTCGGGCCGTTACTCACCACCTCTGCCCTGTGGTTCAACATTATCAAGATCATAGGTGGTTTGTACCTCCTTTGGCTTGGTGTAACTCTGTTGCGATCTGGCATTTCCACTGTTGAATTACCAGAACCTCCGGGACCCACAACCCGCTGGCGACTCTTTTTCAATACCTATTTGGTTACTGCACTCAATCCTAAGGGTATCGTCTTCTTCGTAGCTTTCCTGCCCCAATTCGTCAATCCTGCCACTGATGTAACATTCCAGTTATGGGTACTTGCTGTGACCTTTGTCATTATGGCAATGGCCAACGCCACGGTATATGCTTCCTTTGCTGCTTCCGCTCGGCGAATACTCTCGTCCCCTCGTGCCCAACGCCACTTTAAACTTGCTGGCGGTTTCCTGCTCTCGGCGGCCGGTATATGGGCGCTTCT is a window encoding:
- a CDS encoding LysE family translocator; its protein translation is MDIKLWSAFVLATSVLLIIPGPTVLTVISYSLANGRSAHVPLVAAIALGDCTSLSLSLLGLGPLLTTSALWFNIIKIIGGLYLLWLGVTLLRSGISTVELPEPPGPTTRWRLFFNTYLVTALNPKGIVFFVAFLPQFVNPATDVTFQLWVLAVTFVIMAMANATVYASFAASARRILSSPRAQRHFKLAGGFLLSAAGIWALLARRAT